A single genomic interval of uncultured Sunxiuqinia sp. harbors:
- a CDS encoding glycosyltransferase family 2 protein, whose protein sequence is MKQLSLVICVYNEELNIKPLSVQIKAALEDIDFEAIFVDDGSTDRTREEIKAINDERFLLLELKKNYGQSSALQAGIDAASGEYVALIDGDLQNDPADIPMMMKMAKDGSWDMVAGVRANRKDGAFLRKIPSKIANYLIREATGLRMKDLGCTLKVFTNESIKSIHIYGELHRFIPALLALEGSTKLTQVDVNHRAREFGKSKYNLSRTTRVFSDLILMVFLKKYMQRPMHFFGGIGIVTLGIGFLINFYLLMLKIFGHDIWGKPILILGMILVMGGIQFITIGIMAEILMRTYYEGQDKKPYRVKKIKPTSEY, encoded by the coding sequence ATGAAACAATTAAGTTTGGTCATTTGTGTTTACAATGAAGAGTTGAACATCAAACCACTTAGTGTACAAATAAAAGCCGCCCTAGAAGATATTGATTTCGAAGCCATTTTTGTAGATGATGGATCAACCGACCGAACACGGGAAGAAATTAAAGCGATTAATGATGAGCGTTTTCTGCTTCTGGAGTTGAAGAAGAATTATGGTCAAAGTTCGGCATTGCAGGCTGGAATTGATGCCGCTTCTGGTGAGTATGTGGCGTTAATTGATGGCGATTTGCAAAATGATCCTGCAGATATTCCGATGATGATGAAAATGGCGAAAGACGGATCGTGGGATATGGTTGCCGGTGTTCGAGCCAACCGTAAAGATGGCGCGTTCTTGCGGAAAATACCAAGTAAAATTGCTAACTATTTAATCCGCGAGGCTACAGGGCTCCGAATGAAAGACCTTGGCTGCACCTTGAAGGTGTTTACAAACGAATCTATTAAAAGCATCCACATTTATGGTGAACTTCATCGTTTTATTCCGGCATTATTAGCCTTGGAAGGTTCTACAAAATTAACACAGGTTGATGTCAACCACCGGGCTCGCGAGTTCGGAAAGTCAAAATATAATTTGAGTCGCACAACCCGTGTTTTTAGTGATTTGATTTTAATGGTTTTCTTAAAAAAATACATGCAACGGCCGATGCACTTCTTTGGAGGAATTGGTATTGTAACGTTAGGAATTGGTTTTCTGATCAATTTTTATTTGCTGATGTTAAAAATATTTGGTCACGACATTTGGGGGAAACCAATTCTTATTCTTGGAATGATACTGGTAATGGGAGGTATTCAGTTTATTACCATTGGTATTATGGCTGAAATTTTAATGAGAACATATTACGAAGGTCAGGATAAAAAGCCATATCGCGTGAAAAAGATAAAACCAACCAGCGAGTATTAA
- a CDS encoding ABC transporter substrate binding protein, with amino-acid sequence MRNIPTYFILNCLLFTVSYALGQVSSTKILVIYSYDATFHIYQKSEKALYDVFPQSDNIIDIEFLDSKRYPNRQLNTSTYERIRIKQKEHRNYDIVIACNDNAFEFCLEHQATLFPEIPIVFWGVNDLEKAFEQDQNEWVTGIAENISLEKTLPLIQKLHPGRNNLQVITDSTTTAIADLKVFEKTISLFPNLNYEILNVSNYTREEYRRKIQQIPSNQIIFLLASYRLKDDYLSFDQIAKMLSTNSNSPIYYAYDIGDGGGYIAGTAISYYEQMYSACLIAKQILSGTTLQSIRVRSDVSSNSIIDYNLVKKFHLNPELIPESAIVLNDPNRKIEISKPEFYEISSIVAGVFVVLSLAIFFINLKRKKEKRYRVFAENYLNIFNENHSMMLLIDTKSQVIKNANKAAAKFYGYSQPQLKGLHFSELCQLPQIDLDAFFTQSEKQNSHFEQKHLLKNGQLKDVEIHSGKINIDKSIYIYAIVHDISKRIKAEQELIDAKRRAEESDRLKSSFLANMSHEIRTPMNSILGFSSLLEVDDIELSTRKEYIRHINNSGEHLLTLINDIIDLSKIEANQLKIYKTNCKINFLMDDLQIMIKRQLERAGKDVQMKLSKGIKNNSFNIKTDEVRLKQILINLLSNAIKFTESGDIEFGYKYREDSVLQFFVKDSGIGIHPDKQKDIFSAFKQVEEYSSRTYGGNGLGLSITKSLVEKLGGHIWVMSEPGQGSRFYFTIPAENNQLEL; translated from the coding sequence GTGCGAAACATCCCAACATATTTTATTCTGAATTGCTTATTATTCACAGTTAGTTATGCGCTAGGTCAAGTTTCTTCAACGAAAATTTTAGTCATCTATTCATACGACGCAACTTTTCATATTTATCAAAAATCAGAGAAAGCTTTGTATGATGTATTTCCGCAGTCAGACAATATTATTGATATTGAATTTCTCGATTCAAAACGCTATCCCAACAGACAACTAAATACCAGCACCTATGAACGGATTCGGATAAAGCAAAAGGAACATCGTAATTACGATATTGTAATTGCCTGTAACGACAACGCTTTCGAATTTTGCTTGGAGCATCAAGCAACGTTATTCCCGGAAATACCAATTGTTTTTTGGGGTGTAAATGATCTAGAGAAAGCATTCGAACAAGATCAAAACGAATGGGTAACAGGTATTGCTGAAAATATTTCTCTCGAAAAGACATTGCCATTAATACAAAAACTACATCCTGGAAGAAATAATCTTCAGGTGATTACTGATAGCACAACAACCGCTATTGCCGATTTAAAAGTTTTTGAAAAAACAATTTCCTTATTTCCAAACCTGAATTACGAAATATTAAATGTCAGCAATTACACACGAGAAGAATACCGACGAAAAATCCAACAAATTCCTTCCAATCAAATAATTTTTCTACTAGCCTCTTATCGACTTAAGGATGACTATCTATCTTTTGACCAGATCGCAAAAATGTTATCAACCAATTCAAATAGTCCAATTTACTATGCCTATGATATAGGGGATGGAGGTGGATACATCGCAGGAACTGCAATCTCTTATTATGAACAAATGTATTCAGCCTGTTTAATCGCAAAACAAATATTGAGCGGCACCACTCTTCAGTCTATAAGAGTAAGATCAGATGTGTCATCTAACAGCATTATCGATTATAACTTGGTTAAAAAGTTTCATCTCAACCCAGAGCTAATTCCTGAATCTGCAATTGTTTTAAATGATCCTAATCGAAAAATCGAAATCTCGAAGCCTGAATTCTACGAAATATCCAGCATTGTTGCCGGGGTGTTCGTTGTCCTTTCCCTTGCTATCTTTTTTATCAATTTAAAACGAAAAAAAGAGAAGCGTTATCGAGTTTTTGCAGAAAACTACTTAAATATTTTTAATGAGAACCATTCGATGATGCTGCTCATTGATACCAAGTCTCAGGTAATAAAAAATGCGAATAAGGCAGCTGCTAAATTTTACGGCTATTCGCAACCTCAGTTAAAAGGACTGCATTTTAGTGAATTATGTCAGTTACCACAAATCGATCTTGATGCATTTTTCACTCAGTCAGAAAAGCAAAATAGTCATTTTGAACAAAAGCATTTGCTCAAAAATGGACAATTAAAAGACGTTGAGATTCATAGTGGAAAAATTAACATCGATAAAAGTATTTACATTTATGCAATTGTACACGATATTTCGAAACGAATAAAAGCTGAACAAGAATTGATTGATGCAAAAAGGAGAGCAGAAGAAAGCGATCGATTGAAATCTTCATTTTTAGCGAATATGAGTCATGAAATCAGAACTCCAATGAATAGCATTCTAGGCTTTTCGTCGCTATTAGAGGTAGATGATATAGAATTGTCCACACGCAAAGAGTATATCCGGCATATTAATAATAGCGGAGAGCACTTATTGACACTAATCAACGACATTATTGACTTGAGCAAGATTGAAGCGAATCAACTGAAAATTTATAAAACCAATTGCAAAATTAACTTCTTGATGGATGATTTGCAGATCATGATTAAAAGACAGTTGGAACGTGCCGGAAAAGATGTACAGATGAAACTCAGCAAAGGGATTAAAAACAATAGCTTCAATATAAAAACAGATGAAGTCAGACTAAAGCAAATCTTAATCAACCTACTAAGCAACGCCATAAAATTCACAGAATCAGGCGACATTGAATTCGGCTATAAATATCGCGAGGACAGTGTTTTACAGTTTTTTGTAAAAGACTCAGGGATTGGTATCCATCCAGATAAACAAAAAGACATCTTTTCAGCCTTTAAGCAAGTTGAAGAGTACTCGTCACGCACCTATGGAGGAAATGGTCTTGGATTGTCAATCACCAAATCGCTGGTCGAAAAATTGGGCGGCCATATTTGGGTCATGTCCGAACCAGGTCAGGGTTCGCGCTTCTACTTTACTATTCCGGCTGAAAACAACCAGCTTGAATTATAA